CGGCCAGCCTTGCGCGAGGGCGATGTCGCGCGGGGAGGGGTATGCTGGTGTGCGCGGGTGCGAATGATAGTACGCGAAAAAGGTCCAATCGTTGTCGTCGATCTCCTGGGCGATGCTCAGCAGTTCGCGCGAACCGATCTGGCTAAACGTTTCTGGCGTCTCCGAGGCGTTGATGGCCGGATAATGCTTGACGACCCGGCCATCTGCCCCTGCCAGCACGCCGCAG
This genomic window from Ktedonobacterales bacterium contains:
- a CDS encoding M67 family metallopeptidase, which codes for MESDTPTDRPQVITLPRAVVSEMLAHIQAGYPNEACGVLAGADGRVVKHYPAINASETPETFSQIGSRELLSIAQEIDDNDWTFFAYYHSHPRTPAYPSPRDIALAQGWPGTLYIIFSLRDQDQPEMRIFSINSARSVSEHQVNIEP